From the Leucoraja erinacea ecotype New England chromosome 33, Leri_hhj_1, whole genome shotgun sequence genome, one window contains:
- the LOC129712658 gene encoding protein PIGBOS1, which translates to MLPGGLTFPQLTLAAVVGVAGGLYIYRPLYKQYRLEQAKAQGNPAPGAESGGTNIDDSAPPRAAGGDAGQSSPATGL; encoded by the coding sequence ATGTTGCCGGGGGGGTTGACCTTCCCTCAGTTGACCCTGGCGGCCGTCGTGGGGGTGGCGGGCGGACTGTACATCTACAGGCCGCTGTATAAACAGTATCGCCTGGAACAAGCCAAGGCCCAGGGCAACCCGGCTCCCGGCGCCGAGAGCGGCGGCACCAACATTGACGACTCGGCACCGCCTCGGGCCGCGGGCGGCGACGCCGGTCAGAGCTCCCCGGCCACCGGCCTTTGA